GCCTCAGTAATAATGCCAGCAGGCACCAATTTGATAAACTCTTTAATCTCCTCAGGTGTGCGATTGTCGAACATGATGACATCCGCTCCGGCTCGAACTGCTTCCATAACTTGTTCCTCAGTCTCAACCTCAACTTCCACCTTAACCATAAGTCCTGCTGATTGGCGTACAGCTTCAACTGCCTTTATGATGGAGCCTGCAAAAGAAATATGGTTATCTTTAATCATCACACCATCGTATAGGCCAAAACGGTGATTATAACCACCGCCTGTCTTGACTGCATATTTTTCCAGCATTCGAAGACCAGGAGTCGTTTTTCTGGTATCACAAATCTTTGTAAAATCACTGTTAAGTGTGTTTACTGCTCTTTTAGTCATTGTTGCAATCCCACTCATACGCTGTATGAGATTTAGAACTACCCGTTCCCCTTTTAACAGATCGGATATTTTCCCTGAAACACGAGCAAGCTGCTGCCCTATTTCAATTGATTCACCGTCTTTAACAAATACATGGATGTTCAGTTCGTTATTTAAAAGCTGAAAACCCGTTTTAATGATTTCTTCACCGCAAAATATGCCATTGTCTTTTGCAAGAAAAACTATTTCACCTTTTGTTTCATCTGAAAATATGAGATCAGTCGTAATATCCTGTTCTCCAATATCTTCAATAAAAAATTGTTGAAGTTGTGATCGCAGTTTCAATTTGTTCATCGGTCGTCTCCACTTCCCGTTTATGTTTATGAATAATCGATTTTCTTAGCCAGTTTCGATTGTCCTCATGTGGATAGTCACTTCTATAGTGACCGCCGCGGCTTTCGGTTCTTTGGAGAGCCGCATTGGTGATTAATTGTGCCGTAAGAAGCATAAATATCTTTGTTAAATCAGAAACTGATACTGAATCATAATCGTTTATTTCTTCTACTTTAAATTGAGCCAGCCATTTTTCCTGCAGTTTAAGAACGGATTTGCTGCGGACTATACCTACCCGCTCCATCATGGACTCTTGGATTTGTTGAATTTCCGGCAAACGAATTTGCTCTCGCTTAAGCAGCTGTTTTTGGACAGCTATTTCATATGTGGGAACCGAAGGAATTGCATTGAGCCATTCGGCTAATTTTTTCCCTTGATACAAGCCTTCCAACAATGAATTGCTGGCTAAACGATTCGCACCATGCAGGCCGGTACAAGCAGCTTCCCCGATGGCATATAGCCCTGCAATGCTGGTTCTTCCGATAACATCTGTTTTAATTCCTCCCATTAAAAAATGGCTGCCAGGAACAACTGGTATTTTTCCATCTGCAAGGTCAATACCATTTTCCTCACAAATAACTGTAATGGAGGGGAATCTTGTCTTAAAGTCTGAAATACTAGTAATATCTAAAAAAACATGATGTCCTTTTTTCAAATAATCATAGATGGTTTGGGAAACAACGTATCTTGGGGCTAGATCCTTGTATGGGTGTACTCCCTCCATAATGTACGTGCCGTCATCGCTGACAAGCCTTGCACCTTCTCCTCTAACCGCCTCAGAGATGAGCCCTTTTGTTTCACCATTCACATATAATAATGTTGGATGGAATTGAATAAATTCCATATCAGTAATTTCTGCACCTGCTTGGTATGCAAGGGCTATTCCATCACCAGTTACTGTTTTAGCATTGGAGGTGTAGCTGTACAATTGACCGCAGCCACCAGTTGCCAGAATTATATGGTTACCATAATAGGTTTTAATTGATCCATCAGGTTGCTTTGTTTTGACACCTATACAACGATTGTCTTGTTTGTTTAATAACAATTGATAGACAAAAACATCCTCATCAACAGTCACATGTGACTTCAGCCTGTTTATTAAATATTCGCTAACCCTGCGACCGGTTGCATCCCCGCCCCCATGGACGATCCGATGCTCGCAGTGTGCTCCTTCCATGCCTAATAGAAGACTGCCTGTCATGTCTCGATCAAAAACATTTCCATGCTCGGCAATTTCTTGAATAAGCCCAGGAGCTTCATGAATAATTTGCCTGACAGCTTCCGGATTATTGTGATAGCTTCCTGCTTCTAACGTATCGTTATAATGTTTTGCAGGATGATCAGCGGGGCCGATTGCTGCTGCAATCCCACCCTGGGCAAGATAGGAATTAGAAACCGTTAATTTCGATTTTGTGAGAACTCTCACATTCAAATTCTTACCTAAATGGGAAGCTAGCTGTAATGCAGCGATCCCACTGCCAATAATTAACACATCCGCATTTGACATGTACATCACCTTTCTTCAATTGACAGGTGTCTTGACATATATATTTACACAGAATTAAACTAAATACAAGAGTTTTTATCTACAATGAGGGATTGGTAAGCTCCCACCCAAGAGCTGAAAAAAAACAGAGTATTGGAGAATAAAAAAATGATATATTTTGATTATGCTGCTACAACCCCATTGGATCCAGAAGCTGCTGAGGTATACTTGCAAGCTTCAACCCATTATTTCGGCAATGCCAGCAGCCTGCATGATATAGGCAGCCAGGCCGCGCTTTTACTTGATAATTGCCGTACCGAACTTGGCAAGCTTCTAGGTGTGGACAGCCGTGGGCTGTATTTTACAAGCGGAGGTTCTGAGGGGAATTTTTTAGCCATCGAGGCTTTGTTGTCAGCTTCGAATAAGAAAGGAAACCATATCATTTCCGGTATCGCAGAACATTCTTCCGTACATGGTGTCCTTAAACGTCTTGAGAAGAATGGATATGATGTGACACTACTTCCATTTGGTTCAAACGGGACAATCAATCTTGACCAACTCAAACATGCTATGAAACCTGAAACAAGCTTAGTAATCATTCAGCATATAAACTCGGAAATTGGCACCATTCAGCCAATTGAGGCAATCGGAAAGTTATGTAAAGAACATGATATCTACTTCCATAGTGATTTTGTCCAGTCCTTTGGCAAAATCGATCTTCGCAGTGTGATTCCATACGTCAGCAGCTTTTCATTTTCCGGTCATAAAATTTATGGCCCTAAAGGAATTGGCGGTGTCTATCTGGATCCGCAAATTGTCTGGCAATCATTCTTTCCCGATACGTCACACGAAAAAGGATTTCGCCCTGGGACTGTGAATATTCCGGCAATTGCTGCCATGACTGCTGCTGCCCAGAAAACTTTTGCCAGTCTGCCGGAGGAGCGCAATAAATTCATTCAGCTTCGTAAATCTTTATTGGAAACACTCAGTCCCATCATGAACAGGGTGAAAATTTTTCAAGCCAAAGATCCTTATCAACTACCCAATATTGTGGGTCTAAGTATTTCCGGTATTGAAGGACAATGGATGATGCTGGAGTGCAACAGACTTGGTTTAGCGATTTCAACAGGAAGTGCCTGTCAGCTAGGAATGCAAACCCCTGCAAAAGTAACGGAGGCACTGGGAGTGACGAACAATGAGGCAAAAGAATTCATTCGCATCTCATTTGGCCAGTCTACAACGCAGGAAGATGTTTTAAAGTTAGGAAAAGCAATTGTCCGGATTGTAAAGGAATTTGCTGGGGCTGTTGTTAAGTAATCAGCCATAATTATGCTAAAATAAGTTGACCATTTGAACACAGGAGGAGTTTTATGACCGAGCAAAAAAAAATCTTAGGAGAAGAAAGGAGGGCATTCATTTTAGAGCTGCTAAAAGAAAGCACTGCACCGCTTACAGGCAGTGACCTTGCCTCGAGAACGAACGTAAGCAGACAAGTAATTGTTGGGGATATTACCTTGCTTAAAGCAAAAAACGAACCGATCATTGCTACAAGTCAGGGATATATTTATTTAAACCAGGCTTCCGGAAATTCTGTTTATGAAAAGATTATAGCCTGCCGCCATACTCCTGAGCAGACAGAAAAAGAACTGAATATTATGGTTGACCATGGCGTATTAGTAAAGGATGTTAAAATCGAACATGCGGTTTATGGTGACCTAACGGCTTCGATCATGGTTTCCAACAGGCAGGATGTTAAGCAATTCATGGATAAAATTCGTTTCACAAAGGCCGCCCTTTTATCTGAATTAACTGGCGGCATCCATCTTCATACCATTTCAGCCAGAAATGAACAAACACTCAATCAGGCAGAAGACGCTCTAAGAAAAGAAGGATTTTTAATGGAATAGGAAAGGACCCTTACATCTCGCAGGGTCCTTTCACTTTTCTCACTAAACCTCGATTCCTTTACTACACTGTACTTAATCGGATTCCACCATTAATACGGGGTAACTTCCCAATACTTTCACACCACACCCGAGTGCTTCCATTTCTGCGATTGCCCCTGGGATTAGGACATCATCAAGCTGCATTTCTACATCAATAATAAAGAAATAATTGCCAATTCCTGTTTTCATAGGTCTAGACTCAATTTTAGAAAGATTCAGTTTTCTCCAGGCGAAGGCAGATAGAACTTGATGAAGTGCCCCTGCTTGATCGGAAGGTAGCGTCACCATCAACGTCGTTTTATAATGGTTTGAACTGCTTAAGGATTGAAAATCGATTTCTTTCTGAGATAATACGACAAATCGGGTGTGGTTATAGTCAAAATCATGTATATTTGGTTGAACAAGTGCCAGACCGTATACTTTTGCTGCGTATTCATTAGCTATTGCCGCTGCATTGATTTCCGGCGAATTCATCACCATTTGGGCCGCTGCAGCTGTCGAAGAGACACTTTCCAACGGGACGCCTTTAAACTGCTTATGTAAAAATTGATAGCATTGTGCAAGGGCATGAGAATGGCTATATATCTTGGATACTTCCTTCCACTTATCCGCATTAGCCGGATGAACCATCAAGTGCTGTTTTACTGGTATGGTGATTTCCCCAATAATTGGAATCTCTACTACCTGTGTTAAATAATCAAGTGTTATATTTACAGACCCCTCAAGGGTATTTTCCAAAGGAACGACTGCAAGTTCTGTTTCTTGATCCACCACAGCATCCATACATTCTGCAATTGTCCGATATGGGATGTGTTCAAACTCAGAAAATACCATCTTAACCGGTAATTCACTGAATGTTGCTTTTGGACCTAAATATCCTACCTTCACTTCTTCCTACTCCCTTTCTCAGCTGATAAAAAAATATAACTCCCCAAGCAGACATAAGTACTATAGGTGAGTTTTCTATCATTATGATGGAGAAAGGGGCTGCGACTTTTTCGCTATGCCCCTGTTCCCAGGACTTCAACCTTTTCTACAAATTCAAGCTTTCTAAGATCGGACAGTAAACGATCCATTTCATTTGTCATGTGGGCTGTGTTCAATGACAATGTGACATTCGCTCTTCCCTGAAGCGGTATGGTTTGGTGAATTGTTAATACGTTACATCCGGAATCGGCCACAACACTTAACAATTTTGACAATGTGCCTGAACGATCCTCCAAATGAAAGAACAGAGAAACAATTCTTTCTTTAGAAATGGTTGAAAAAGGGAATACAGTATCCCTGTATTTATAAAAAGCACTTCTGCTTAGGTCTACTTTCTGTACTGCTTCCCCAATAGATTCGACCTTGCCCCTTTCCAACATTTCCTTTGCTTCAATCGTTTTCTTCATCGCTTCAGGCAAAATATCTTCTCGGACCAAATAAAACTTCTTATCAAAATTTGCCATTATCATCTCTCCCTTAACCACACAGGGATCTATTCTTTTTATTCGATAAATTCAAATTCAAAATCCAATAATTTTACAAGATCCCCATCCTTTGCGCCTTTCTGCCTTAAGGCATCATCTACGCCGAGGCCGCGGAGCTGCCGAGCGAATCGGCGAACGGATTCATCCCGCGAAAAGTCAGTCATTTTGAACAGCTTTTCAATCTTTGCACCTGAAAGAACAAATGACCCGTCAGGATCTCTTGTTATGACAAAATTATCCGGATCTGCTTCATGCTTATAAACAACACGATGGATTCCTGTCTCCTCTTCATGTTCAAGCGGGAACTCTGGTGTATCTTCCAATTTGTCCGCAACTGCGAATAAAAGTTCACGTAAACCTTTACGCGTAACAGCTGAAATCGGGAATATTGGATAATCTTCCTTTAGCTTTTCTTTAAAAATCTTCAAGTTTTCTTCCGCTTCAGGCATGTCCATTTTATTGGCCACAATTATTTGCGGACGCTCTGTCAGCCTGAGGTTATATTCCTTCAATTCGCGATTAATTGTCAGAAAATCTTCAAATGGGTCTCTGCCCTCCATCGCGGCCATATCAATTACATGGACAATGACTCTCGTCCGTTCAATATGGCGCAAAAATTGATGCCCTAATCCAACACCTGCATGCGCGCCCTCAATAAGTCCTGGAAGGTCTGCCAAAACAAAGCTTCTGCCATCATCTGTTTCCACCATTCCAAGATTCGGAACAATCGTTGTAAAATGATATTCAGCAATTTTTGGCTTCGCTGAAGATACAACCGACAAAAGCGTGGATTTTCCAACGCTCGGAAACCCTACCAATCCTACATCGGCCAGGAGCTTTAATTCCAAGACTACATCTCGTTCTTGTCCTGGTTCACCGTTCTCAGAAAGTTCCGGCGCAGGGTTAGCTGGAGTGGCAAAACGGCTGTTTCCCCGGCCACCGCGACCGCCCTTTGCGATTACTGCCT
Above is a genomic segment from Neobacillus endophyticus containing:
- a CDS encoding ACT domain-containing protein is translated as MANFDKKFYLVREDILPEAMKKTIEAKEMLERGKVESIGEAVQKVDLSRSAFYKYRDTVFPFSTISKERIVSLFFHLEDRSGTLSKLLSVVADSGCNVLTIHQTIPLQGRANVTLSLNTAHMTNEMDRLLSDLRKLEFVEKVEVLGTGA
- the nadB gene encoding L-aspartate oxidase, which gives rise to MSNADVLIIGSGIAALQLASHLGKNLNVRVLTKSKLTVSNSYLAQGGIAAAIGPADHPAKHYNDTLEAGSYHNNPEAVRQIIHEAPGLIQEIAEHGNVFDRDMTGSLLLGMEGAHCEHRIVHGGGDATGRRVSEYLINRLKSHVTVDEDVFVYQLLLNKQDNRCIGVKTKQPDGSIKTYYGNHIILATGGCGQLYSYTSNAKTVTGDGIALAYQAGAEITDMEFIQFHPTLLYVNGETKGLISEAVRGEGARLVSDDGTYIMEGVHPYKDLAPRYVVSQTIYDYLKKGHHVFLDITSISDFKTRFPSITVICEENGIDLADGKIPVVPGSHFLMGGIKTDVIGRTSIAGLYAIGEAACTGLHGANRLASNSLLEGLYQGKKLAEWLNAIPSVPTYEIAVQKQLLKREQIRLPEIQQIQESMMERVGIVRSKSVLKLQEKWLAQFKVEEINDYDSVSVSDLTKIFMLLTAQLITNAALQRTESRGGHYRSDYPHEDNRNWLRKSIIHKHKREVETTDEQIETAITTSTIFY
- the nadC gene encoding carboxylating nicotinate-nucleotide diphosphorylase, whose product is MNKLKLRSQLQQFFIEDIGEQDITTDLIFSDETKGEIVFLAKDNGIFCGEEIIKTGFQLLNNELNIHVFVKDGESIEIGQQLARVSGKISDLLKGERVVLNLIQRMSGIATMTKRAVNTLNSDFTKICDTRKTTPGLRMLEKYAVKTGGGYNHRFGLYDGVMIKDNHISFAGSIIKAVEAVRQSAGLMVKVEVEVETEEQVMEAVRAGADVIMFDNRTPEEIKEFIKLVPAGIITEASGGIQLSNLADYQDTGVHYISLGFLTHSYKALDISVKVFWNKGDE
- the obgE gene encoding GTPase ObgE, whose protein sequence is MFVDQVKIYVKGGDGGNGMVAFRREKYVPKGGPAGGDGGKGADVVFMVDEGLRTLMDFRYQRHFKAPRGEHGMSKNQHGKNAKDMIVKVPPGTVVMDAETNEVIADLVEHGQQAVIAKGGRGGRGNSRFATPANPAPELSENGEPGQERDVVLELKLLADVGLVGFPSVGKSTLLSVVSSAKPKIAEYHFTTIVPNLGMVETDDGRSFVLADLPGLIEGAHAGVGLGHQFLRHIERTRVIVHVIDMAAMEGRDPFEDFLTINRELKEYNLRLTERPQIIVANKMDMPEAEENLKIFKEKLKEDYPIFPISAVTRKGLRELLFAVADKLEDTPEFPLEHEEETGIHRVVYKHEADPDNFVITRDPDGSFVLSGAKIEKLFKMTDFSRDESVRRFARQLRGLGVDDALRQKGAKDGDLVKLLDFEFEFIE
- the pheA gene encoding prephenate dehydratase — protein: MKVGYLGPKATFSELPVKMVFSEFEHIPYRTIAECMDAVVDQETELAVVPLENTLEGSVNITLDYLTQVVEIPIIGEITIPVKQHLMVHPANADKWKEVSKIYSHSHALAQCYQFLHKQFKGVPLESVSSTAAAAQMVMNSPEINAAAIANEYAAKVYGLALVQPNIHDFDYNHTRFVVLSQKEIDFQSLSSSNHYKTTLMVTLPSDQAGALHQVLSAFAWRKLNLSKIESRPMKTGIGNYFFIIDVEMQLDDVLIPGAIAEMEALGCGVKVLGSYPVLMVESD
- a CDS encoding transcription repressor NadR, translating into MTEQKKILGEERRAFILELLKESTAPLTGSDLASRTNVSRQVIVGDITLLKAKNEPIIATSQGYIYLNQASGNSVYEKIIACRHTPEQTEKELNIMVDHGVLVKDVKIEHAVYGDLTASIMVSNRQDVKQFMDKIRFTKAALLSELTGGIHLHTISARNEQTLNQAEDALRKEGFLME
- a CDS encoding IscS subfamily cysteine desulfurase; this encodes MIYFDYAATTPLDPEAAEVYLQASTHYFGNASSLHDIGSQAALLLDNCRTELGKLLGVDSRGLYFTSGGSEGNFLAIEALLSASNKKGNHIISGIAEHSSVHGVLKRLEKNGYDVTLLPFGSNGTINLDQLKHAMKPETSLVIIQHINSEIGTIQPIEAIGKLCKEHDIYFHSDFVQSFGKIDLRSVIPYVSSFSFSGHKIYGPKGIGGVYLDPQIVWQSFFPDTSHEKGFRPGTVNIPAIAAMTAAAQKTFASLPEERNKFIQLRKSLLETLSPIMNRVKIFQAKDPYQLPNIVGLSISGIEGQWMMLECNRLGLAISTGSACQLGMQTPAKVTEALGVTNNEAKEFIRISFGQSTTQEDVLKLGKAIVRIVKEFAGAVVK